The DNA sequence GGtgagaaagaagaagcacaagagAAGCAGCAAAGGAAGTTGCAACAATAATGGCGTCGATGTGGATTTTCAAGATGTGTGGTGTGGCACCGCACACGGAATAGGGTTCTCTGCCGATTGTGTTGTTGGCACTTCCAGGAAGAatgcctcttcttcttcacgacCCAAAATTGATGTTCACAAAATCAATCACAGACAGGTACATGCATATCCATAAAAGATTATCTTTTTCATTAGATTTAGTTTAGATTATATCCGAATAAAGGGGTAGTAGTATTAGTAGTAGTAGTGAATCACCGTAACTAATTGCGCGTTTATCGCTCATAACCGCTTATCTTGTTAACTCAtttctaaataataataattatttggCAGCGTTCATCTTCTTGTTTGGGAAGGCGCAGTGTGAACCCAGAAACCATCTCGCTTCTCGACACTGATCCCAGCGACGTCTTCACACCGCGCTCTGCCTCCTCCGAGTTCGCATACTATCGCCACCTTCCAGATCCTTCCACCGATGCTTTTCCTGAGGTAGGTTTGTTAGTTGTTACTGAATTCAAGTGGATCAGAGTGGTATGTATATATGGTGCTAATATTGTGATTGTTGCAAGATTATGATGCTTCAAGGAGGTATAATCATGGGGAGTAGATACTCACACGATCAATTCAGAGATTTGAGACTTGATATTGATAACATGTCCTATGAAGTAActtgtttttctttctcttttctatttCTATCTCTATTCAAAACATGCATCTCCTCATTCCTGTTTTCTGCTTCATAGCAATTGCTTGAGCTCGGTGAGAGAATTGGTTATGTCAACACTGGACTTAAAGAAAATGAGATGGGTGGCAACATAAGGAAAACTAAGCTTCAAATTTCAGATGATGCATCAAACCATCAAGTAGATAAAACGTGTACCATTTGCCAGGTAGGTCATCATCAAAACAAGTACTTGTATGCATGGTGATTAACTTTGTCTATAATCTTTGCATTTGAGTGCAGGAGGAGTATGAAGCTGCTGATGAATTGGGGAGGTTACATTGTGAGCACAGCTATCACTTCCACTGTATAAAACAATGGGTTGCTCACAAGAATTTCTGTCCAGTGTGTAAGCAACAAGTTGTGGCTCGCAACAATTGAAGGACAGATACACCCTCATGGTTATTTTTTTGAAAGTTGCTTCTTTTCATCATTGAATTGGTGTATAGTCTTCATATCCAATCCAATACAATATATAAACAACGATTTTCATTTGTTTCTGTCAATCTTTTTTGAACATTAATCTCCTTTGTGAGGAGTCGGCAATATATGTGATTGTGTGAAGGTTTCTAGATTGGATGAGATCTTTGCATAATATTATACTCGAGTGACCCTTGCTTGTGAGTAGATTACTCTTCTGagttttttccatttttttggTCAATGGAGTTTGTGTCTTTTCTGATAAAGCTGGGTGCTTATACCTTAGTTTTGGGATGCCTGTCTTTGACTTTGACTGCATGCCTATTTCGGATCTTACGCTGTTTTTTAATTGAAATATTCCCAGTAGCGTGTGTTCATGGCAAAACCCCGTATCTTCATACATTGCGCGATTACACTGTAATGTAATTCTATATCTCAAAACAAACGCTGCATAATTTGTCAAGTtttctttttgatattttttaacgCCTCAAATGGTGTTGGCAAATGGCAATATCAGCTTTGGAATGATAAAAGATatggagaaaagaaaagaaaaagaacttaattCTTTTATGGTTGCAAAAATGATTAAAAGTTTAAAACCACACGTTTGGTCACTCTGAAATCTTCAACAGATGTAATAGCCACATGGACTGAATACAAGTCATCTTAGTACTAATATCTGATGTGAACTGTAAAATATAGTAATATACCTGACCTAGGTTTTTTACAATCTGAAGTCTTTTGAAGCAAAAATATAGTTTCAACTTTCAACGTTCTTCTCCCATATGGAAGGCAATTGAGGAGGGAAGTTCTAACAATTCATGTTATCAAGTGTTGCAAGTGAAGGAGAGGACTTTTTCACTTGCAGTGCTGAGTGTTAAGCCTGAACTTATTTCAACCAGCAAACTACTAAGATCCTAGTTTGCAGCcaattcttccttttttgtTGATTGATTTACAAGAGCCAGAATGTGTTTTGCAATCTCAGCAGAGGCATTGTCATTTGCAGCTTTCTGTGCCCTCTCTGACAtatctttcattttcttctcaTCCCCTATCAACCATAACAAATGTCCAAGCAAAGAAAGAGGTTATATGTCTCTTCTTCAAGGTACAACATTCCATTACATTCAGCTTGATCACAAAGTCTTAATGAAGGTGGAGAGTGCTgaattttacaattatttatgAACATGCAAACTAACAAGTGCAAGTTGTCAAGATGTTAAATTATAAATGGTGGCACATTAATAGaaaattcaataatttcaaCAGCAAGGGTTTAATAAGAATCAAACTGCAAAACAATATGCAGAAAGCAAACTATCACAAATAAATAATGTATGAAAGTGAAGTGGGAAAACCCCCCAAGTAATTATTACTGCAGCCTTTGCTAGTGACTAGTGAGTAGAGTTTAGAGTAACAGAGAAGTCAAGTTAGAAGATGGTTGGGGTGAAAGAATCCTTGAACTTGTTCCCAAAGATAACATTATTAATTTCCTTGGTAGTCGGTTAATGTAGTCTACAATGATAGAAGTGTGCATCACGGCATGGGGCCTTGAATAGAGCCCTAACCTTTTTGAACAAGTTAGaaaacaaatatttttgtttgcataatttaattttcacaAGATTACTTGTAACCATGTAAGGTCAACATACTTAAAATCTGTTCAATTGCAATTGCTAGTGTACTTGAGTCAAGCTCATCCTCAGTAATAACTTTGACACCAGCTAAGTCTGCCATCAACGAAGCATTCTTGAACTGATTCCCCTCAGATAAATGTGGTGATGGTATCTgcaaatagaaattaaaaaggatTGTTGACCTGCAAAAAATttaatctaaaataaaaaaatttaactttgCACTCAAGCATGACAATGATAAGTACCAGGATAGAGGGTTTTCCAGTAGCCAATATTTCATAGCAAGTCATTGCACCTGCTCTTGAAACAATCAAGTCTGCAGCTGCATATGCCATATCCATACAATGCATAAACCTACATCAAAAGAGAAACAATCACATGTATAATTTGTTGAATATTTCAAGGCTTAGGATCAAAGACTTACGGTGCCATATACAAGCGGGGATGATTCTTAACAAGACTGTCCATTTCATCATATGATTCGACCCCAGTTTGCCATATAATGTACAAGCAACTATTCTGCCTCAGCATCTGATAATACAAATTCAGCATTGCGATGTTGACAGCATTTGCGCCATAAGACCCTCCAAGAACCACCAAAACCTTTGCTTTACACTCACTCGTCTTCCCATACCCTGGAAAGAAATGCGACCTTGCCGCCGCCTTTGAAACTTTGTTCCTCAGCGACAGCCTCACCGGATTCCCACACACCACGCACTTCTCCCTCGGGAAGCTATCAGCAGTTAAGTTGAAAGCCACGAAGATGGCATCAGCAAACAGGGCAAGAACAGAGTTGGCCAAACCAGGAGCAGAGTTCTGTTCATGGATCACAAGCTTTATCCCTTTTAACTTGGCGGCAATGCAAACAGGGAAAGAGACATGGCCGCCAGTTCCAACAACGATATGGGGGTTGAAATCACGCAAACGCTGAAAGCAATGGATGAGGGATCTTAACAAACGgtaagggaagaagaagaggttgTGAGGGGCGATGAAGGGGCGACTCAACCTCACCGAAGGCACCGAGGCGAAGCTGTACCCTGCACATGGCACTGCAGCGCTTTCCACGCTGTTTGGAGTGCCAATGAAGAGGAACTCCGTTGAAGGGTTGGCAAGTTTGAGTTCATCCGCGATGGCCACTGCAGGGTACACGTGGCTGCCGGTGCCTCCGGCGGCGAAGACCACTCGAAGGTTGTTGTCCTCGGATAAGCAGCGTGAAACTTGAAGGGTCCTCCTGTGTTGAGAGATCAGAGATGGAAAGACTTGGCAAGTGAGAATAGGTGCGAAGAGTTTGGTGGCGGTGGCCATGGTTGAATTTGAAGTTGAAAAAAGAAAGCAGGGAACCAAGTGCCCAAGAAATGGTGTGTAGAAAATCAATGTGAGTCTAACATGTTTCTGGAGGCGACCGATACCGGAAGTATTGGACCACCACCACTCATTTCTTCTGTTTCTCTGTTAAATCTGATTTTACACTTGCATCCAAATTTATCTATCAATCAAATCAGATCGTCGTAAGTTAGGAAAAGAAAGCATTGGAAGAGGATGATGTTCTTACCGAACACGAGGTCTTTTTTTAGTTCACGTTGACTTCTTAATCATGTTAGAGGATGATTTGATTGATCATAATTCTAGTTGTTCTACGTCttcatttaatttttagtattgGCCAATTCTATAATGTAATGTTAAGAAAGGATAGGTAAATAATGCATATTGTGAACAACTAGAACAAtagtttaaaaaaatgtaaaattaaaattaaatttagatttttaactaattaaataattattaatagattttaaaatttaataaattaggATTAGCACCTAAACACACTAAGTTATGGATGGATACTCCTAATTTTACTATAACCATAATTCTGATGTTCGTGGTAGTTCCTCTCACCTCCACGATCATTACTCATTGTCATCATCGGAGACAGCTGATGAGATTCAAAAGAGTACCGCAGTTCTCCATCCCTGCCACACTAGCTTTTCTCCCAACCTCTTTTAACGTTGCCGTTGTTGACCCAATCAGCCTCTTTACCGGCGTTGATCTCTCTAATCCTGGACACTATTGTTGCCTTCGATCTCTTGCTGTCGTCGCTCCTTTGACCACCAGTCCCGTTTATCACCGTCGTTGTTTACCCGATACTCTCATTAATGTCTTTGGGTTTGTATACGTAAGTTTTTGTTTCATTAGGTAgtgtttgttttgaggtattgGAACAGGAATCGTCCTCAGCACTGCAACACTACTAGGCATCGTCATTTGAAGTCCTAAGATCCATCGCGGTAGCTCGTTGTATGACTCATCCCAATCACCGTAGATATGGGCAACGGCCTTCTGCTTCGCCAACCAAACCCTCCTATAAGTCAGCCTGAACCCAAAGTGTGCCTCCGTTGCATTCAGCAGTACCTTGATGCAAACGGATGCATCAGCTCTAACCATTGACATGATGAAGGCCGAGATCACATGATAGTCCAGACTCATGTGGTCGCTCGAGATGGACGTCGCGAGACATGTATGAGGTCCGTTGTACCGTTTTACCTCCCAAATACCTTTGCGCTGCCGGAGATTTAGCCTAATCAACCATGTGCACCCGTTCCCAAATTCAGAATACTTTCCTACATACCGGCGATAGTCGGACTCCACCACTTTGTACTGTACCACACGTCGGATGCTATAAGTCTTCACACTTAACACAGCCTCTTCTTTATCCTGAAATTGCTGACCAACCTAAAACTCTGTAAGACCACCATTCCCCTGGTAATCTCTAGCACCAAATCCAATAGGCTCCCCAGGAACCCCCTCCTGTCTCATGGCATCCAAGTCCAAAGATGAAAAGTGCGGAGGGTACTGTTGTGTTTCAGAGCTAGAACCACTGCCATCCCTAGTTGGATTACTCACTACAATCTCATCGCCACTGTCATCAGCAATGAGATCCGGCTCCACATCATCATTGTCATCATCATCTAGCAATGTATCACCCATACCAACCGGTGCCCCACACTGTAAAGAAGTCGGCACCCTATCCACGATACCAACCTCTCCGCCTCCACTATAGTTGAGATCAACAGCGAACGACGGGGAGGCGACAGGTTCGTTCGGAGGTTCATTCACAGGGACGGACAAAGATGCACCAACAGGTCTCGAGCTAGAACCAGCTACCGTTCCTATAGTGTGGGTATTCTGGTTCGAACTACCGAGCTAGATACCACATCAACCAACATTGCCAACAACTCAGGTGCCCTAACTTCGGGAAACTGCCAATGA is a window from the Arachis stenosperma cultivar V10309 chromosome 3, arast.V10309.gnm1.PFL2, whole genome shotgun sequence genome containing:
- the LOC130967815 gene encoding uncharacterized protein LOC130967815 translates to MRVVTTEAPTTVAEHIKWRRPRNQLSQRNHIIAEETDPRPQIQSTRCKSTISSLLLSTFSNNSNDGGSQSRKKSNFSAAATLRGLGCTAGAPQEVSVPAVIRNSAEWEGKKVRKKKHKRSSKGSCNNNGVDVDFQDVWCGTAHGIGFSADCVVGTSRKNASSSSRPKIDVHKINHRQRSSSCLGRRSVNPETISLLDTDPSDVFTPRSASSEFAYYRHLPDPSTDAFPEIMMLQGGIIMGSRYSHDQFRDLRLDIDNMSYEQLLELGERIGYVNTGLKENEMGGNIRKTKLQISDDASNHQVDKTCTICQEEYEAADELGRLHCEHSYHFHCIKQWVAHKNFCPVCKQQVVARNN
- the LOC130967593 gene encoding uncharacterized protein LOC130967593, with amino-acid sequence MATATKLFAPILTCQVFPSLISQHRRTLQVSRCLSEDNNLRVVFAAGGTGSHVYPAVAIADELKLANPSTEFLFIGTPNSVESAAVPCAGYSFASVPSVRLSRPFIAPHNLFFFPYRLLRSLIHCFQRLRDFNPHIVVGTGGHVSFPVCIAAKLKGIKLVIHEQNSAPGLANSVLALFADAIFVAFNLTADSFPREKCVVCGNPVRLSLRNKVSKAAARSHFFPGYGKTSECKAKVLVVLGGSYGANAVNIAMLNLYYQMLRQNSCLYIIWQTGVESYDEMDSLVKNHPRLYMAPFMHCMDMAYAAADLIVSRAGAMTCYEILATGKPSILIPSPHLSEGNQFKNASLMADLAGVKVITEDELDSSTLAIAIEQILRDEKKMKDMSERAQKAANDNASAEIAKHILALVNQSTKKEELAAN